One genomic window of [Clostridium] scindens ATCC 35704 includes the following:
- a CDS encoding glutamate-5-semialdehyde dehydrogenase has product MDYMQEIGRTAKEASSKVQFLKQTQKNEGLCSVARELRMQTPFLLRENAKDVVRVKGEGMKPAMIDRLLLTDQRINAMADGLEQIAELKDPIGETATMEVRPNGLQIGKRRVPLGVVGIIYESRPNVTADAFGLCFKTGNVAILRGGSDAIRSNKAIIKVIKDGLKKEQLPQDAVLLVENTDRDVATQMMRMNEYIDVLIPRGGKGLIANVVKNSTVPVIETGTGNCHIYVDATADINMAVSIIDNAKTQRMGVCNACESLVVHEEIAPVAIPAIYERLRQKQVEVRGDDRACQIQEGMIRAGEEDWGMEYLDAVISLKVVSGIEEAISHINQYNTGHSESIITRDYASALKFQDEIDAAAVYVNASTRFTDGHEFGFGAEIGISTQKLHARGPMGLEALTTTKYIIFGNGQIRP; this is encoded by the coding sequence ATGGATTACATGCAGGAGATTGGTAGGACGGCAAAAGAGGCTTCATCCAAGGTTCAATTCTTAAAGCAGACGCAGAAAAATGAAGGACTGTGTTCTGTGGCAAGAGAACTGCGGATGCAGACGCCTTTTCTGCTCAGGGAAAATGCGAAAGACGTGGTAAGAGTCAAAGGGGAAGGAATGAAGCCAGCTATGATCGACCGGCTGCTGCTTACGGATCAAAGGATCAATGCCATGGCGGACGGGCTGGAGCAGATAGCGGAACTAAAGGACCCAATCGGAGAGACTGCCACCATGGAAGTAAGGCCCAACGGACTGCAGATTGGCAAAAGAAGGGTGCCTCTTGGAGTGGTGGGGATCATCTATGAATCCAGGCCGAATGTGACTGCAGATGCCTTTGGACTTTGCTTTAAGACTGGGAATGTGGCCATCTTAAGAGGCGGTTCGGATGCAATCCGATCGAATAAGGCAATCATAAAAGTGATTAAGGATGGGCTTAAGAAGGAGCAGCTGCCCCAGGATGCGGTGCTTCTGGTGGAGAATACGGACAGAGACGTGGCCACCCAGATGATGCGGATGAATGAGTATATCGATGTGCTCATCCCGCGGGGAGGCAAGGGGCTGATCGCAAACGTGGTGAAAAACAGCACGGTACCCGTGATTGAGACAGGAACTGGCAACTGCCATATCTACGTGGACGCAACGGCGGATATTAACATGGCGGTATCTATCATCGACAATGCAAAGACGCAGCGCATGGGCGTGTGCAATGCCTGCGAGTCTCTGGTGGTCCATGAAGAGATTGCGCCTGTGGCAATACCTGCAATCTACGAACGGCTGAGGCAGAAGCAGGTGGAGGTACGCGGAGATGACAGGGCATGCCAGATCCAAGAAGGAATGATCCGGGCAGGGGAAGAAGACTGGGGAATGGAATATCTGGACGCAGTCATATCCCTTAAGGTTGTCTCCGGGATTGAGGAAGCCATTTCCCATATCAATCAGTATAATACCGGTCACTCAGAGTCCATTATTACCAGGGACTATGCCAGCGCGCTGAAGTTCCAGGACGAGATTGATGCGGCAGCCGTATATGTCAATGCATCCACGCGCTTTACAGACGGGCATGAGTTTGGCTTCGGGGCTGAGATTGGAATCAGCACCCAGAAACTTCACGCCAGAGGGCCCATGGGGCTGGAGGCGCTTACAACGACAAAATACATTATCTTTGGCAATGGACAGATACGTCCTTAA
- a CDS encoding dipeptidase, with protein MKLIDMHCDTLWKLMDLDKKGDLMENACSISIPYMKKARSKAQFFACFTYIKDYESNGGYDKAYEHVFEMIAYMNSQLAAYDGEISMARSYAEMENNAAEGRISAFLTVEEGGILNGQMKRLEDLYGSGIRLMTLMWNYENCIGYPASKDASVMWQGLKPFGIEVARRMNELGMIIDLSHASDGTFRDVLEYAAKGPVVASHSNCRAIADHPRNLSDEMIRRLANAGGVAGLNFYGPFLGNDEESGIDQMVAHILHMIRTGGSEFPAIGTDFDGFDGMKVMEVPDISQMERLWDAIKKAGVGERQLDKLWGGNVERILKYI; from the coding sequence ATGAAACTAATCGATATGCACTGCGATACTTTGTGGAAATTGATGGATCTGGATAAGAAAGGGGATCTGATGGAAAATGCCTGCAGCATAAGCATCCCTTATATGAAAAAAGCGCGATCCAAGGCTCAGTTTTTTGCATGCTTCACCTATATAAAAGATTATGAGTCCAACGGAGGGTATGATAAGGCATATGAACATGTATTTGAGATGATTGCCTATATGAATTCCCAACTGGCTGCGTATGATGGGGAGATATCCATGGCCCGTTCATATGCGGAGATGGAGAATAACGCAGCAGAAGGAAGGATATCCGCATTTCTGACGGTGGAAGAAGGCGGAATCCTGAATGGGCAGATGAAGCGTCTGGAAGATCTGTATGGAAGCGGCATAAGGCTGATGACGCTTATGTGGAATTATGAAAACTGCATCGGATATCCCGCCAGCAAGGACGCATCCGTGATGTGGCAGGGGCTGAAGCCCTTCGGGATAGAGGTGGCGCGTCGGATGAATGAGCTGGGAATGATCATAGATCTTTCCCATGCGTCGGATGGCACGTTCCGCGATGTGCTGGAATATGCGGCAAAGGGCCCGGTGGTAGCGTCCCACTCCAATTGCCGGGCAATCGCGGACCATCCCAGGAACCTGTCGGATGAGATGATACGGAGGCTGGCAAACGCAGGAGGCGTTGCAGGCCTGAACTTTTATGGCCCGTTTCTTGGAAACGATGAAGAGTCAGGAATTGACCAGATGGTGGCTCACATTCTTCATATGATCCGGACAGGAGGAAGCGAATTCCCTGCAATTGGAACGGATTTTGACGGTTTTGACGGAATGAAGGTTATGGAGGTTCCGGATATATCGCAGATGGAAAGACTATGGGATGCGATTAAGAAGGCGGGCGTTGGGGAACGTCAGCTGGATAAACTATGGGGTGGAAATGTGGAGCGGATTTTAAAGTACATATAA
- a CDS encoding FtsW/RodA/SpoVE family cell cycle protein, whose protein sequence is MKAEEYLNKLTDQIRCAKARAAIAEEMLGHIDEQKHAYISQGMDAEEAEEAAVKEMGDPVEAGSLLDSIHRPRMAWRMIGLIGALSIAGFIILNLLQRNFSDMTFVVGSAIHYGGWVVAGFVLMIGVCYTDYSRIGRWAKEIMLGAFIVLFLGVTAFGTAVNGSVTVIYGYHVNVKMLVFLFVPLYGAVLCRYRGEGKRAVVKGLLWMAPALLIALKIPSLEAVLILFLAFMAVLSVAIYKNWFCVSRKAALGILWLSALLIPILFCLRLLGSGPAYQRSRLQAMLHPGEAAKGSQIYAIRQLLSDSRLLGNGNRGYGKAARLPDGSDYVLGYVASCYGILIAVLLVTLMTVLFLYFLKVSLKQKNQLGMIMGCGCSVVLFAQLLFYILINTGVLPAGSVYCPFITYGGYGMLVTYVLLGLLLSIYRYQDVPLKVEKTARKRNKRKPVSE, encoded by the coding sequence ATGAAGGCGGAAGAATATTTGAATAAACTGACGGATCAGATTCGCTGCGCGAAAGCCAGGGCGGCGATCGCTGAAGAGATGCTGGGACATATTGACGAGCAGAAGCATGCCTATATAAGCCAGGGGATGGACGCTGAGGAAGCGGAGGAGGCCGCTGTAAAGGAGATGGGAGATCCAGTGGAAGCGGGTAGCCTGCTGGATAGCATCCACCGGCCCAGGATGGCCTGGAGAATGATCGGCCTGATTGGCGCGCTTAGCATTGCAGGCTTTATAATCCTGAATCTGCTGCAAAGAAACTTTAGCGACATGACTTTTGTGGTGGGAAGCGCAATACATTATGGAGGCTGGGTAGTTGCGGGATTTGTCCTGATGATAGGGGTGTGCTATACAGACTACAGCAGGATCGGGCGATGGGCAAAGGAGATCATGCTGGGGGCTTTTATAGTTCTGTTTCTGGGCGTGACAGCCTTCGGGACAGCAGTAAATGGCTCTGTCACCGTTATCTATGGATATCATGTGAATGTAAAAATGCTGGTATTCCTTTTTGTTCCCCTGTATGGGGCTGTATTATGCCGATACCGCGGAGAGGGGAAAAGAGCAGTTGTAAAAGGTCTTCTTTGGATGGCCCCGGCGCTTCTGATCGCCCTTAAGATACCCAGTCTGGAAGCGGTGCTTATTCTTTTTCTGGCGTTCATGGCAGTCTTGTCAGTTGCTATATATAAGAACTGGTTTTGCGTATCCCGCAAGGCGGCGCTTGGCATTCTATGGCTGTCAGCGCTTCTGATTCCAATCCTGTTCTGTCTGCGGCTTCTTGGAAGCGGCCCGGCATATCAGCGTTCAAGGCTGCAGGCCATGCTGCACCCGGGAGAGGCAGCCAAAGGATCACAGATATACGCCATAAGGCAGCTGCTGTCTGACAGCCGGCTTCTTGGAAACGGGAACCGAGGATATGGAAAGGCAGCGCGGCTTCCAGATGGCAGTGACTATGTACTTGGCTATGTTGCGTCCTGCTATGGAATTCTCATAGCCGTGCTTCTTGTAACGCTGATGACGGTCCTGTTCCTGTACTTCCTGAAGGTATCGTTAAAGCAGAAGAATCAGCTGGGAATGATCATGGGGTGCGGATGCTCTGTGGTGCTGTTCGCCCAGCTGCTGTTTTATATCCTTATTAATACGGGGGTGCTTCCGGCAGGAAGCGTCTATTGTCCATTCATAACTTATGGAGGTTATGGGATGCTGGTGACTTACGTGCTTCTTGGGCTTCTGCTAAGCATATACAGGTATCAGGACGTGCCTCTAAAAGTAGAGAAAACTGCTAGGAAAAGAAATAAAAGGAAGCCTGTTTCAGAGTAA
- a CDS encoding argininosuccinate synthase produces the protein MKEKVVLAYSGGLDTTAIIPWLKENFDYEVICCCVDCGQGEELDGLEERAKLSGASKLYIEDIVDDFCDNYVVPCVQAHAVYENKYLLGTSMARPAIAKKLVEVARKEGASAICHGATGKGNDQIRFELGIKALAPDLKIIAPWRMTDVWTMNSREEEIAYCKQHGIDLPFDASHSYSRDRNLWHISHEGLELEDPANEPNYDHLLVLGVTPEKAPDEGEYVTMTFEKGVPKSINGEEMKVSDIIRKLNELGGKHGIGICDIVENRVVGMKSRGVYETPGGTILYEAHQQLEELVLDRATYEVKEEMGNKLSQIVYEGKWFTPLREAVQAFIESTQEYVTGEVKFKLYKGNIIKAGTTSPYSLYSESLASFTTGELYDHHDAEGFINLFGLPLKVRALKMQEVEKSQK, from the coding sequence ATGAAAGAGAAAGTTGTATTAGCATATTCAGGCGGACTGGATACCACAGCCATTATTCCATGGCTAAAGGAAAATTTTGATTACGAAGTCATCTGCTGCTGCGTAGACTGCGGACAGGGTGAAGAATTAGACGGGCTGGAAGAGCGGGCAAAACTTTCCGGCGCATCCAAGTTATACATAGAAGACATCGTCGATGATTTCTGCGACAACTATGTTGTTCCTTGCGTACAGGCACACGCTGTATACGAGAACAAGTATCTTCTGGGTACTTCCATGGCACGTCCCGCAATCGCCAAGAAACTGGTTGAGGTTGCAAGAAAGGAAGGCGCCAGCGCTATCTGCCACGGAGCTACTGGAAAAGGAAATGACCAGATTCGTTTCGAGCTTGGCATCAAAGCCCTTGCTCCTGATCTTAAGATCATCGCTCCATGGAGAATGACGGACGTTTGGACCATGAATTCCCGTGAAGAGGAAATTGCGTACTGTAAGCAGCACGGAATCGACCTTCCGTTCGATGCAAGCCACAGTTACAGCCGTGACCGTAACTTATGGCACATCAGCCATGAAGGCCTGGAACTGGAAGACCCGGCAAACGAGCCAAATTACGACCATCTCCTTGTATTGGGCGTAACGCCTGAGAAAGCGCCGGACGAGGGCGAGTATGTTACCATGACCTTTGAAAAAGGCGTTCCTAAGAGCATCAATGGAGAAGAGATGAAAGTCTCCGATATCATCCGCAAGTTAAACGAACTTGGCGGCAAGCACGGCATCGGTATCTGCGATATCGTAGAGAACCGTGTCGTAGGCATGAAGTCCCGCGGCGTATACGAGACTCCTGGCGGAACGATTCTCTATGAGGCCCACCAGCAGCTGGAGGAGCTGGTGTTAGACCGCGCCACCTATGAAGTAAAAGAAGAAATGGGCAACAAGCTTAGTCAGATCGTATATGAAGGAAAATGGTTCACGCCTCTTCGCGAGGCAGTGCAGGCATTTATTGAAAGCACTCAGGAATATGTGACCGGAGAAGTAAAATTCAAGCTTTATAAAGGAAATATCATCAAGGCTGGAACCACATCTCCATACTCCCTGTACAGCGAGTCTCTGGCAAGCTTTACCACCGGAGAATTGTACGATCATCATGATGCGGAAGGGTTCATCAATCTGTTTGGACTGCCATTAAAGGTTCGCGCCCTGAAGATGCAGGAAGTTGAAAAAAGCCAGAAATAA
- the proB gene encoding glutamate 5-kinase, producing MDYRQDLKDKKKIVIKIGTSTITYPETGNINLDKLEKFVRILINLRNKGKEVIVVSSGAVGIGRNVLGFSERPREKAIRQACAAVGQGRLMMMYEKLFAEYSQLTAQVLLTKESITNEECKKNARNTFDELAAMSVVPIVNENDAISVDEELYGNFGDNDTMAAYVASLVDADLLILMSDIEGLYTDDPKKNPNARFVHTVGKIDGELEKMGKGSGTGLGTGGMATKIEAAKIATHSGADMVIANGDNIYTINDVMAGKKVGTLFLAKDRGDMAGNELAPVREQFRRQAKRRKKEGINKELAGNVIGSQISTGGQAYGLHAGDW from the coding sequence ATGGACTACAGGCAGGATTTAAAAGATAAGAAAAAGATTGTGATCAAGATAGGGACGTCGACCATTACCTATCCTGAGACAGGCAATATCAATCTGGACAAGCTGGAAAAATTCGTAAGGATACTGATCAATCTTAGAAATAAAGGAAAAGAAGTCATCGTAGTGTCTTCCGGCGCCGTGGGAATCGGAAGGAATGTGCTGGGCTTTTCCGAACGGCCAAGGGAGAAGGCAATCCGCCAGGCCTGCGCGGCGGTAGGGCAGGGAAGGCTCATGATGATGTACGAAAAACTCTTCGCAGAGTACAGCCAGCTTACGGCACAGGTACTTCTGACGAAAGAGTCTATTACCAATGAAGAGTGCAAGAAAAATGCGAGGAATACTTTTGATGAATTGGCCGCAATGAGCGTGGTGCCTATCGTAAATGAGAATGACGCGATATCCGTAGACGAGGAGTTGTATGGAAACTTTGGGGATAATGACACAATGGCTGCGTATGTGGCGTCTCTGGTAGATGCAGACCTTCTGATCCTGATGTCGGACATCGAGGGGCTGTATACGGATGATCCAAAGAAGAACCCAAACGCACGATTCGTCCATACGGTAGGGAAGATAGACGGGGAACTGGAAAAGATGGGGAAGGGATCTGGAACCGGACTTGGAACCGGAGGAATGGCAACCAAGATAGAAGCCGCAAAGATCGCGACACACTCCGGCGCGGATATGGTGATTGCCAATGGAGATAATATCTATACGATCAATGACGTGATGGCAGGAAAGAAAGTAGGGACGCTGTTCCTGGCAAAGGACAGAGGCGATATGGCAGGAAATGAACTGGCGCCGGTTCGCGAGCAATTCCGCAGGCAGGCAAAGAGACGTAAAAAGGAAGGCATAAACAAAGAACTGGCAGGGAATGTTATTGGCAGCCAGATTAGTACAGGAGGACAGGCATATGGATTACATGCAGGAGATTGGTAG
- a CDS encoding PadR family transcriptional regulator — protein sequence MAIDRSLVSGSTSMLILKLLEEKDMYGYEMIEALREKSNNVFELKAGTLYPLLHGMEEKGYLGSYEQEEGGKIRKYYSITKEGKKILKQKKEEWMAYSKAVVDVLSVQGGMA from the coding sequence ATGGCGATTGATAGAAGTCTGGTGTCCGGAAGCACGTCAATGCTGATATTGAAACTGCTGGAAGAAAAGGATATGTATGGCTATGAGATGATTGAAGCCTTGCGTGAAAAATCGAACAACGTATTTGAATTGAAGGCAGGAACCTTGTACCCGCTTCTGCATGGGATGGAAGAAAAAGGATATCTTGGATCTTACGAACAAGAAGAGGGAGGGAAGATACGAAAATATTATAGTATTACGAAAGAAGGAAAGAAGATCCTGAAGCAGAAAAAAGAAGAATGGATGGCATATTCCAAGGCTGTCGTGGATGTATTGAGCGTACAAGGAGGGATGGCATGA
- the argJ gene encoding bifunctional glutamate N-acetyltransferase/amino-acid acetyltransferase ArgJ: MEIIKGGVTAAKGFEAASTAAGIKYKDRTDMALIYSQAPCVAAGTFTKNVVKAAPVKWDQQVVGSGAKVQAVVVNSGIANACTGAEGFGYCKDTAVAAAKALDIPEDGVLIGSTGVIGKQMPIDKLTAGIDVLAGKKNDTLENGTEAAKAIMTTDTCEKELAAVIEVGGKQVTIGGMAKGSGMIHPNMCTMLAFVTTDAVIAKETLQKALSGDVDDTYNMISVDGDTSTNDTVILLANGLAGNPEIVYGSPEYEEFALALHAINEYLAKKIAGDGEGATALFEVKAVGCESVEQAKTLAKSIVCSNLTKTAIAGHDANWGRILCAMGYSGAQFDPEKVDLFFESKAGKIQIIENGTAVDYSEAEATKILSEPEVTAIADVKMGAEEAVAWGCDLTHGYIEINADYRS; the protein is encoded by the coding sequence ATGGAGATCATAAAAGGCGGGGTTACCGCGGCAAAGGGATTTGAAGCAGCAAGCACGGCAGCAGGAATCAAGTATAAGGATCGGACAGATATGGCGCTGATCTACAGCCAGGCGCCTTGCGTGGCCGCTGGCACATTTACGAAGAATGTCGTAAAGGCTGCGCCGGTCAAATGGGACCAGCAGGTAGTCGGAAGCGGCGCCAAGGTTCAGGCGGTCGTGGTAAACTCCGGAATTGCCAATGCATGCACAGGAGCAGAAGGGTTTGGCTATTGCAAGGACACTGCCGTGGCTGCGGCCAAGGCTCTGGATATCCCTGAAGACGGTGTGCTCATAGGCTCTACCGGAGTCATTGGGAAACAGATGCCGATTGATAAGCTGACCGCGGGCATCGATGTATTGGCTGGAAAGAAGAATGATACGCTGGAGAATGGCACAGAGGCTGCCAAGGCTATCATGACAACGGATACCTGCGAGAAAGAACTGGCAGCTGTCATAGAAGTAGGAGGCAAGCAGGTGACCATCGGCGGCATGGCGAAAGGCTCCGGCATGATTCACCCCAATATGTGCACCATGCTGGCATTTGTTACCACGGATGCCGTGATTGCCAAGGAGACCCTTCAGAAGGCGTTAAGCGGGGATGTGGATGATACATACAACATGATATCCGTAGATGGGGATACTTCTACCAATGATACGGTGATTCTGCTGGCAAACGGGCTGGCAGGCAATCCGGAGATTGTGTATGGAAGCCCGGAGTACGAAGAATTCGCGCTTGCCCTTCATGCCATCAACGAGTATCTGGCCAAGAAGATCGCAGGGGACGGCGAGGGAGCCACGGCGCTGTTCGAAGTAAAGGCCGTAGGCTGCGAGAGCGTGGAGCAGGCCAAGACTCTTGCTAAATCCATCGTATGCTCCAACCTTACCAAGACGGCAATCGCCGGTCACGACGCTAACTGGGGAAGAATCCTCTGCGCGATGGGATATTCCGGAGCGCAGTTTGATCCGGAGAAGGTAGATCTGTTCTTTGAGAGCAAGGCAGGAAAGATCCAGATCATCGAAAATGGAACAGCAGTGGACTACAGCGAGGCAGAAGCCACGAAGATTCTTTCCGAGCCTGAGGTTACCGCTATCGCGGATGTGAAGATGGGAGCGGAGGAAGCAGTCGCATGGGGATGCGACCTGACCCATGGCTATATCGAGATCAATGCAGACTACAGAAGCTGA
- the argC gene encoding N-acetyl-gamma-glutamyl-phosphate reductase, whose product MIKVGIIGATGYAGGELARILMGHKDAKIVWYGSRNYIDKKYADVYQNMFQIVDAKCLDDNMEELAKKADVIFTATPQGFCASVISEAILADTKIVDLSADFRIKDVDTYEKWYGIQHKSPQFIEDAVYGLCEINREDVKGARLVANPGCYTTCSILTAYPLAKEGLIDMSTLIIDAKSGTSGAGRGAKVGNLYCEVNENIKAYGVASHRHTPEIEEQLGYAAKEDVRISFTPHLVPMNRGILATEYATLTKQTTYEEVKAVYDKYYKEEKFIRVLDEGICPETKWVEGSNYVDINFKIDPRTNRIIMMGAIDNLVKGAAGQAVQNMNLMFGLPESEGLELVPMFP is encoded by the coding sequence ATGATTAAGGTAGGAATTATAGGCGCTACAGGCTATGCCGGCGGCGAACTGGCAAGGATATTGATGGGGCACAAGGATGCAAAAATCGTATGGTATGGCTCCAGAAACTACATAGATAAGAAGTACGCGGATGTATACCAGAACATGTTCCAGATCGTGGACGCCAAATGTCTGGATGACAATATGGAGGAACTTGCAAAGAAGGCAGATGTCATCTTTACCGCCACGCCGCAAGGATTCTGCGCTTCCGTGATCAGCGAAGCCATCCTGGCTGATACGAAGATCGTGGACTTAAGCGCTGATTTTCGGATCAAGGATGTGGATACTTATGAGAAGTGGTATGGAATCCAGCATAAAAGCCCGCAATTTATAGAAGATGCCGTGTATGGCCTGTGCGAGATCAACCGGGAGGATGTCAAAGGCGCAAGGCTGGTTGCCAATCCGGGCTGCTATACGACTTGCTCGATCCTTACTGCCTATCCGCTGGCCAAAGAAGGGCTGATCGATATGAGTACCTTGATCATAGACGCAAAGTCCGGGACATCCGGCGCGGGAAGAGGCGCCAAGGTGGGGAATCTCTACTGTGAGGTAAACGAGAACATCAAGGCCTATGGAGTGGCAAGCCACAGGCATACGCCGGAGATTGAGGAGCAGCTGGGGTATGCGGCGAAGGAGGATGTGCGGATCAGTTTTACGCCGCATCTTGTCCCCATGAACCGGGGCATTCTGGCAACCGAGTATGCAACGCTTACAAAGCAGACAACCTATGAAGAAGTAAAGGCAGTCTATGATAAATATTATAAGGAAGAGAAGTTCATACGCGTGCTGGATGAAGGCATATGTCCGGAGACAAAGTGGGTGGAAGGAAGCAACTACGTGGACATTAACTTTAAGATAGACCCCAGGACGAACCGCATCATTATGATGGGAGCCATCGATAATCTGGTAAAAGGAGCGGCCGGCCAGGCGGTACAGAATATGAACCTGATGTTTGGCCTTCCGGAAAGCGAAGGACTGGAACTTGTTCCAATGTTCCCATAG
- a CDS encoding GNAT family N-acetyltransferase — MIRTMTIEDYDEVYALWTKIRGFGLRSVDDSREGIARFLKRNPTTSVVAVEDGKVVGSILCGHDGRRGCLYHVCVDEDYRRRGIGKSMVVKAMEELKKEQINKVCLIAFTKNDVGNTFWNTIGWAERLDLNYYDFVLNEKNITAFNEQ, encoded by the coding sequence ATGATACGGACAATGACGATTGAAGATTACGATGAAGTATATGCGCTGTGGACCAAGATCCGCGGGTTCGGGCTAAGAAGCGTAGATGACTCCAGAGAGGGGATCGCGCGCTTCCTTAAGAGGAATCCAACAACCAGCGTTGTAGCGGTAGAAGATGGGAAGGTGGTTGGGAGCATTCTCTGCGGGCACGACGGACGAAGGGGCTGTCTGTACCATGTCTGCGTGGATGAAGATTACCGGAGGCGGGGAATCGGAAAATCCATGGTGGTAAAGGCTATGGAAGAGTTGAAAAAAGAACAGATCAATAAGGTATGCCTCATAGCATTTACAAAAAATGATGTGGGCAATACCTTCTGGAACACGATTGGATGGGCGGAGAGGCTGGATCTGAATTATTATGATTTTGTACTGAATGAAAAGAATATTACGGCATTTAATGAACAATAA
- the argB gene encoding acetylglutamate kinase has product MNQSMQKYLDKAEVLIEALPYIQRFNRKIIVVKYGGSAMIDEELKEHVIQDVTLLKLVGFKPIIVHGGGKEISKWVGKVGMEPEFVNGLRVTDEATMELAEMVLGKVNKSLVQLVESLGVRAIGISGKDGGLLKVEKKLADGEDIGFVGDVKEVNADILYDLLEKDFLPIVCPVGLDDEFNTYNINADDAACAIARAVKAEKLAFLTDIEGVYKDPKDPDTLISELRVSAGKQLMEEGYIGGGMLPKLQNCIDAIENGVSRVHILDGRIPHCLLLEIFTNKGIGTAILNDTEEKYYHGE; this is encoded by the coding sequence ATGAATCAATCAATGCAGAAATATCTGGATAAGGCGGAGGTGCTGATTGAAGCCCTGCCATATATCCAAAGATTCAACCGGAAGATCATTGTGGTGAAGTATGGCGGAAGCGCCATGATAGATGAGGAACTCAAAGAACATGTCATCCAGGATGTGACTCTGCTGAAACTGGTAGGATTCAAGCCGATCATCGTACACGGCGGCGGCAAGGAGATAAGCAAGTGGGTTGGCAAGGTAGGCATGGAGCCGGAATTCGTCAACGGACTGCGGGTGACGGATGAAGCGACGATGGAACTGGCCGAGATGGTTCTCGGGAAAGTAAATAAAAGCCTGGTACAGCTGGTGGAAAGCCTGGGCGTGCGCGCGATTGGAATCAGCGGAAAAGACGGCGGATTGCTGAAGGTGGAAAAGAAACTGGCAGATGGCGAGGACATCGGATTCGTGGGGGATGTCAAAGAGGTGAATGCAGATATCCTTTATGACCTTCTGGAGAAGGATTTCCTTCCAATCGTATGCCCGGTGGGACTGGACGATGAATTTAATACATATAATATCAATGCGGATGATGCCGCGTGTGCCATCGCCAGAGCGGTAAAGGCGGAGAAACTAGCATTCCTTACGGATATCGAGGGCGTATATAAGGATCCGAAGGATCCGGATACCCTAATCTCGGAACTGCGAGTATCAGCAGGCAAACAGCTGATGGAGGAAGGTTATATCGGAGGCGGAATGCTCCCGAAGCTTCAGAACTGTATCGATGCCATCGAGAACGGCGTTTCCAGGGTGCATATCCTGGATGGAAGAATTCCTCACTGCCTGCTTCTCGAGATATTCACCAACAAAGGAATCGGGACGGCAATTTTAAATGATACTGAGGAAAAATATTATCACGGAGAATAG